One genomic region from Terriglobales bacterium encodes:
- a CDS encoding DUF6600 domain-containing protein, whose translation MQTFRRFAFGTIAAWLFTASCAVMAFADDPPSRVARLKYISGEVSMQPGGVDDWAAAAINRPMTTADRLWTDKDSRAELHLGSAAMRMDSETSLTLTNLSDNTVQLELAQGTLNMHVSRLYDQEIYEIDTPNTAFTLLKPGDYRFDVDSNGDVTLVTVWKGKGIATGSGDAVRVDSNRQVRFFGGISLAHQSFNAPRLDGFDEWCRVRSSREGRYVSARYVSPDVVGYEDLDDYGAWREVGSYGGVWFPTRVEASWAPYRYGHWAWIEPWGWTWIDDAAWGFAPFHYGRWVFVTGRWGWVPGPVRVRPCYAPALVAWIGGTGVGVSTGWFPLGWGEPYIPYYRVSRNYFNTVNVSNTRITNITYVTNTYYNVNNVRINNIRYVNQTTATTIVNNNVIINSQRIDHNVYINNSHDHYNSHDRWVTSGPACPPSHDSVLGGRRDDHVPPARIMNKRVVMKLPPPERPVPFESKRADLEDRHGRPLDRDEEDRVRRRIAAGHDDRDDHGRSVSDGGRNYPGPKQRDENPGNHNGDRADNHGNPNRGTDRDDAKHNDDSSARQQDPRQPHRQDGRDDDHGQSASSSGNYPGPKQRDQNPRGNDGDQANGRDSQHGNGVAEGRFPRPPRRNNDDGNNDHGQSNSGSAYNPAPKQRDQNPDASGDRAGNNNGQRNAPDSQGNQGDDRSARWRVLRPPRGNDGGNGNNNASNNASNNGNNSASDNHSQPASAGNNNPAPKQREENPSVNDGERSSNGRGWQRNNPTPEPAQRDDASNGRQIPRPPSRNDNGNNNANNSANDNRGQSPSTGSYSPAPRQRDQNPRGNDGERSSPQIDAMRDRRPSPAAERPTPTPSPSNSDRGAGSPPPQQDHTMMRQAQVDRGNSDSHPSQPAPRQAEAQRAPESARAPQPESRPAPSKDSGSNGNSKGSSQYQDRGHGKDHDPDPK comes from the coding sequence AGTCTCGATGCAGCCGGGCGGAGTCGACGATTGGGCCGCCGCAGCCATTAACCGTCCGATGACAACCGCAGATCGTCTATGGACCGACAAGGATTCGCGCGCTGAACTGCATCTGGGCAGTGCGGCCATGCGGATGGACAGCGAAACCAGTCTCACGCTTACCAATCTCAGCGACAACACAGTGCAGCTCGAACTCGCCCAGGGCACGCTGAACATGCACGTCTCACGGCTGTACGACCAAGAAATCTACGAAATTGACACGCCCAACACGGCGTTTACGCTCTTGAAGCCGGGCGACTACCGCTTCGACGTTGATTCCAACGGCGACGTTACGCTGGTGACGGTGTGGAAAGGGAAGGGAATCGCCACGGGTAGCGGCGACGCTGTGCGTGTCGATTCGAACCGCCAAGTTCGGTTCTTCGGCGGCATATCGCTGGCGCATCAGAGCTTCAACGCTCCGAGACTCGATGGGTTCGACGAGTGGTGCCGCGTCCGCTCCTCTCGTGAAGGACGTTACGTTTCGGCTCGGTACGTTTCTCCCGACGTCGTCGGATATGAAGACCTCGATGACTACGGTGCGTGGCGAGAGGTCGGCAGTTACGGAGGCGTGTGGTTTCCGACCCGAGTCGAAGCCAGCTGGGCGCCTTATCGCTACGGACACTGGGCCTGGATCGAGCCCTGGGGATGGACATGGATCGATGATGCAGCCTGGGGATTTGCGCCGTTCCATTATGGGCGGTGGGTATTCGTTACAGGACGGTGGGGCTGGGTACCGGGACCTGTACGCGTGCGTCCGTGCTATGCGCCTGCCCTGGTCGCGTGGATCGGCGGAACTGGCGTTGGCGTCAGCACTGGATGGTTCCCGCTTGGATGGGGTGAGCCTTACATTCCTTACTACCGCGTGAGCAGGAACTACTTCAACACGGTGAACGTCAGCAACACGCGCATTACCAACATCACGTACGTCACGAACACCTATTACAACGTCAACAACGTTCGCATTAACAACATTCGCTACGTAAACCAGACGACTGCGACCACGATCGTGAACAACAACGTGATCATCAACTCGCAGCGGATTGATCACAACGTTTACATCAATAACTCGCACGATCACTACAACTCGCACGATCGTTGGGTTACAAGCGGCCCTGCCTGCCCGCCTTCACACGATTCAGTACTCGGCGGCCGTCGCGACGATCACGTGCCACCCGCGCGAATCATGAACAAGCGTGTGGTGATGAAGCTGCCACCTCCTGAGCGTCCGGTTCCATTCGAAAGCAAACGTGCCGACCTTGAGGATCGTCACGGGCGTCCATTGGACAGAGACGAAGAAGACCGGGTGCGCAGGCGCATCGCGGCTGGACATGACGACCGCGACGATCATGGCCGCTCAGTTTCAGACGGCGGGCGGAACTATCCAGGACCGAAACAGCGTGACGAGAATCCTGGCAACCACAACGGCGATCGCGCGGACAACCACGGCAATCCGAACCGCGGCACAGATCGTGATGACGCCAAGCATAACGATGACTCGTCAGCGCGACAGCAGGATCCGCGTCAGCCGCATCGGCAGGATGGTCGCGATGATGATCACGGCCAGTCGGCCTCTTCAAGCGGCAACTATCCTGGGCCGAAGCAGCGTGATCAGAATCCGCGTGGCAACGATGGCGATCAGGCTAACGGCCGGGATTCTCAACACGGTAATGGCGTAGCTGAAGGGCGATTCCCGCGTCCACCACGTCGCAACAACGACGATGGCAACAACGATCACGGGCAGTCCAATTCGGGAAGCGCCTATAACCCTGCTCCTAAGCAGCGCGATCAGAATCCTGATGCTTCTGGAGATCGTGCGGGCAACAACAACGGCCAGCGCAACGCTCCTGACTCACAGGGCAATCAAGGTGACGATCGGTCTGCCCGATGGAGAGTCCTGCGTCCGCCGCGCGGCAATGACGGCGGCAACGGCAACAACAACGCCAGCAACAATGCTAGCAACAATGGCAACAACAGCGCTAGCGACAACCATAGCCAGCCTGCGTCGGCCGGCAACAACAATCCGGCTCCGAAGCAGCGCGAGGAAAATCCGAGCGTGAACGATGGCGAGCGCAGCAGCAATGGACGAGGATGGCAGCGCAACAATCCAACTCCTGAACCGGCGCAGCGGGACGATGCGTCGAACGGACGGCAGATTCCGCGTCCGCCGAGTCGCAATGACAATGGCAACAACAACGCGAATAACAGTGCCAATGACAATCGCGGGCAGTCGCCTTCGACTGGAAGCTATTCTCCAGCTCCGAGGCAACGCGATCAGAACCCACGCGGAAACGATGGGGAGCGATCTTCACCTCAGATAGACGCCATGCGTGACCGCCGGCCTAGCCCCGCAGCAGAGCGGCCGACGCCAACGCCTTCGCCGTCGAATAGCGATCGCGGCGCCGGATCTCCGCCTCCGCAGCAGGACCACACGATGATGCGGCAAGCGCAGGTCGATCGCGGCAACAGCGATTCGCATCCATCCCAGCCGGCGCCACGGCAGGCGGAAGCGCAGAGAGCTCCTGAATCGGCGCGCGCTCCGCAACCTGAGTCTCGTCCCGCACCGAGCAAAGACTCAGGATCGAACGGCAACTCAAAAGGTAGTTCTCAATACCAGGACCGAGGCCACGGAAAAGACCACGATCCCGATCCCAAATAG
- a CDS encoding ATP-binding protein: MLTKLETQNFKAFGERVSFDLRPLTVLIGPNGSGKSSVLDAIGLLSQNATPPESGPEFKWKDQHVDLGTTGSSAFHKPDHDLHLSLSLEVEAGDYFRNWLQKHNHDTDAEATTLGYSVGHRRGTQEWKHELIVNGEAIATNSTMPLGRGLLKRGHGALLECAPSQLADRMFEPVVSGPAVLSPKLFMGTQAIGGQAVNEATHHRFLNFGLFTSYIAGYLRRRVFMVGPNRVPTREAPRVDSAPLNVGRRGERTITVLSAMFASPRHLAQSRKIQQWAEVFGLGSLTSGWVMEELLHAGYLDSEFETPLGFESAGCGAQQILPIITQIFAAPSNSVILIEEPEASLHPQAQRDLAKMLCDAVAHGLQLVITTHSEALLKALAETESDRLRRDDMIAYQLTKSPVGAKPERVQLQVHHEALARGAAANAGRLTA, encoded by the coding sequence ATGCTAACCAAACTGGAGACACAAAACTTTAAGGCTTTTGGAGAGCGGGTCAGCTTCGACCTGCGTCCTCTGACCGTGTTAATCGGCCCCAATGGCAGCGGCAAGAGCTCGGTTCTGGACGCAATTGGGCTGCTCTCCCAGAATGCTACCCCTCCTGAGAGTGGTCCTGAGTTCAAGTGGAAGGACCAGCACGTTGACCTGGGAACAACGGGAAGTTCCGCTTTTCACAAGCCCGATCACGATCTGCATCTTTCACTGTCGCTTGAAGTCGAAGCTGGCGATTACTTCCGAAACTGGCTGCAGAAGCACAATCACGACACCGATGCCGAGGCAACGACTCTGGGATACAGCGTCGGACATCGCCGCGGCACCCAGGAGTGGAAGCATGAATTGATTGTGAATGGCGAGGCGATCGCGACTAACTCCACCATGCCGCTAGGACGCGGTCTCCTGAAGAGGGGACATGGGGCGCTCCTGGAGTGCGCGCCCTCGCAGCTCGCTGACCGCATGTTCGAGCCGGTGGTGAGCGGACCCGCAGTGTTGTCTCCAAAGCTCTTCATGGGCACGCAGGCGATCGGCGGACAGGCGGTGAACGAGGCCACCCACCATCGCTTCCTCAACTTTGGGCTGTTTACTTCCTACATCGCTGGCTATCTCAGGCGCCGCGTGTTCATGGTTGGACCAAATCGGGTCCCAACGCGGGAAGCTCCGCGTGTCGACTCGGCTCCGCTGAACGTAGGGAGACGCGGCGAGCGGACAATCACAGTGCTGTCGGCGATGTTCGCCAGCCCGCGACATCTGGCACAATCCAGAAAAATCCAGCAGTGGGCCGAAGTCTTCGGCCTGGGATCGCTGACCAGCGGATGGGTCATGGAAGAGCTGCTACACGCGGGGTACTTGGATTCCGAATTTGAGACGCCGCTGGGCTTCGAATCTGCCGGCTGCGGAGCGCAACAGATCCTTCCCATCATCACGCAAATCTTCGCCGCTCCAAGCAACAGCGTGATCCTGATTGAGGAACCGGAAGCCAGCTTGCATCCTCAGGCCCAGCGCGACCTGGCAAAGATGCTGTGCGACGCGGTTGCCCACGGACTGCAGCTCGTGATTACGACGCACAGCGAGGCATTGCTGAAAGCCCTAGCCGAGACGGAATCAGATCGTTTGCGCCGTGACGACATGATCGCCTATCAACTGACCAAGTCTCCCGTCGGCGCCAAGCCGGAGAGAGTGCAGTTGCAGGTACACCATGAAGCTCTCGCCAGAGGAGCGGCAGCCAACGCCGGACGGTTGACAGCGTAA
- a CDS encoding DUF4230 domain-containing protein encodes MPTENLRPPSRLARFGIFLAGFLTAVLLLFALAHPSSSGFARWLQRTLNLDIDQPAIVQRIQRLQRLESVKYTLEKVVTGEKQSRFLPQSLAGERLLLIVRGEVFAGVDLGKLQSSDVHVNGKQVKITLPHAEIFSTRLDNNQTRVYSRETGLLVPADPNLESEVRAEAERQLLQAALTDGILNNAATNARATVTTLVQALGFSDVEVN; translated from the coding sequence GTGCCCACAGAGAATTTGCGGCCTCCGAGTCGGCTGGCTCGGTTCGGGATCTTCCTTGCCGGCTTTCTGACCGCCGTGCTCTTGTTGTTCGCGCTTGCTCATCCTTCTTCCAGTGGCTTTGCCCGCTGGCTGCAACGCACTCTTAATCTCGATATCGATCAGCCTGCGATCGTGCAGCGCATCCAGCGGCTGCAACGGCTGGAGTCGGTGAAATACACGCTCGAGAAAGTAGTCACGGGAGAAAAGCAGAGCCGATTCCTGCCGCAGTCGCTCGCGGGTGAGCGCCTGCTGCTGATTGTGCGCGGCGAAGTTTTTGCCGGCGTGGACTTGGGAAAGCTGCAGTCCAGTGACGTGCATGTGAATGGAAAGCAGGTGAAGATCACGCTGCCTCATGCGGAGATCTTCTCAACACGTCTGGATAACAATCAGACGCGAGTCTATTCGCGCGAGACTGGACTACTCGTGCCAGCAGATCCCAATCTGGAATCCGAGGTTCGTGCCGAGGCGGAGCGCCAACTGTTGCAAGCTGCGCTGACAGACGGCATCCTGAACAACGCGGCTACGAATGCCCGTGCCACCGTTACCACGCTAGTCCAAGCGCTCGGCTTTAGCGATGTCGAGGTAAATTGA
- a CDS encoding pyrroloquinoline quinone-dependent dehydrogenase, whose protein sequence is MKKCKRVNSCCVAVIIIFLGATYRGEAQASAEPGWPTYGNDRGGMRYSSATQIDRTNVARLKVAWTYRTGANDTPTPLVKKAAFEATPILVNGVLFLSTPYNHVIALNAQSGAKLWEYDPRVDLQRNYSEVASRGVSVWRDSKAKSGQQCSLRIFAGTLDARLLALDAASGKPCADFGTKGEIDLNRDAATQTEWTGGYQVTSAPAIAGDLVIVGSSIADNWKVDTGRGIVRAFDARTGKLRWTWDPIPWAQTTHPRTGGGNAWSTISVDAERDLAFIPTSSAAPDYYGGGRKGDNKWANSVVALRASTGEFVWGFQVVHHDLWDFDVAAQPTLFTWKDGTPAVVVNTKMGHVFVLSRLTGAPLLPVEERPVPMSDITGEESWPTQPFSTISLVPEKIDTSDAWGPTPEDLKWCQDKLKASRAEGIFTPPSLRGTATAPGNVGGVNWGGAAYDAQRHLMFVNTNRLAAWAKLIPRADYASETRKDQDNRIYGEFGDQDPAPFGLYRTFLFSPSKLPCNAPPWGTVTAVDLFAGKKLWETPLGTFIPGKNTGTINLGGPMASAGGLVFTSAAMDNFLRAFDSETGKELWSFELPAGGQATPMTYSINGKQYLVICAGGHGKLGTKQGDFVMAFALP, encoded by the coding sequence ATGAAAAAGTGCAAGCGGGTGAACTCCTGCTGCGTTGCTGTCATCATCATTTTTTTGGGCGCTACCTACCGTGGCGAAGCCCAGGCCAGTGCCGAACCAGGGTGGCCGACTTACGGCAACGATCGCGGAGGCATGCGTTACTCGTCCGCAACTCAGATCGACCGCACGAATGTCGCACGGCTGAAGGTCGCATGGACTTATCGCACCGGCGCCAATGACACTCCGACGCCGCTCGTCAAGAAAGCTGCCTTTGAAGCTACGCCGATCCTTGTGAATGGTGTGCTCTTTCTCAGCACGCCGTACAACCACGTAATCGCCCTCAACGCTCAATCGGGCGCCAAGTTGTGGGAGTACGATCCGCGGGTTGATCTCCAGCGCAATTACTCGGAAGTTGCTTCGCGCGGCGTTTCTGTATGGCGGGACTCAAAAGCCAAATCAGGACAGCAGTGCAGCCTGCGCATCTTCGCCGGCACGCTGGATGCGCGTCTGCTAGCGCTCGACGCTGCATCAGGAAAGCCATGCGCTGACTTTGGCACGAAGGGCGAGATCGACCTCAATCGCGACGCGGCAACGCAGACGGAGTGGACCGGCGGCTATCAGGTGACCTCCGCACCAGCAATCGCTGGAGACTTGGTGATTGTCGGATCGTCGATCGCCGACAACTGGAAGGTCGACACCGGACGCGGCATCGTGCGTGCTTTTGACGCTCGCACCGGGAAACTGCGCTGGACCTGGGATCCGATTCCGTGGGCGCAGACCACGCATCCACGGACAGGCGGCGGGAATGCCTGGTCAACGATCTCGGTCGATGCCGAACGTGACCTCGCCTTCATTCCCACCAGCAGCGCCGCTCCTGATTATTACGGTGGAGGCCGCAAAGGCGACAACAAATGGGCCAACTCGGTCGTTGCATTGCGCGCCTCCACCGGCGAATTTGTGTGGGGATTCCAGGTAGTGCACCACGACCTTTGGGATTTCGACGTTGCAGCGCAGCCAACGCTGTTTACCTGGAAAGACGGAACTCCGGCGGTAGTGGTCAATACCAAAATGGGCCACGTCTTTGTCCTAAGTCGTCTTACTGGCGCTCCCTTGCTGCCCGTGGAGGAACGTCCGGTTCCCATGTCGGACATTACCGGAGAAGAGAGCTGGCCCACACAGCCTTTCTCAACTATTTCGCTCGTGCCGGAAAAGATCGATACTTCCGATGCCTGGGGCCCAACTCCGGAAGACCTGAAGTGGTGCCAGGACAAGCTCAAGGCTTCCCGAGCTGAAGGAATCTTTACTCCGCCGAGTTTGCGCGGTACAGCGACTGCGCCTGGCAACGTTGGCGGTGTGAATTGGGGAGGAGCCGCCTACGATGCGCAGCGCCATCTCATGTTCGTGAATACGAATCGGCTGGCGGCCTGGGCCAAACTGATTCCGCGAGCAGACTACGCGTCGGAGACGAGAAAAGATCAGGACAATCGCATCTACGGCGAGTTCGGCGACCAGGATCCAGCGCCTTTCGGACTGTATCGAACGTTTCTCTTCTCTCCATCCAAGCTGCCCTGCAACGCTCCTCCCTGGGGTACCGTGACTGCAGTCGATCTCTTCGCGGGAAAGAAGTTATGGGAGACACCGCTGGGCACCTTCATTCCGGGCAAGAACACAGGGACCATCAATCTGGGTGGCCCCATGGCCAGCGCGGGGGGTCTGGTATTCACCTCCGCGGCGATGGACAACTTCTTGCGCGCGTTTGATTCTGAAACGGGAAAGGAATTGTGGAGCTTCGAACTTCCCGCTGGAGGTCAAGCTACTCCGATGACTTATTCCATCAATGGCAAGCAGTATCTGGTGATCTGCGCTGGCGGCCACGGTAAGCTCGGAACCAAGCAGGGAGACTTCGTAATGGCATTTGCCTTGCCTTGA
- a CDS encoding SRPBCC family protein, producing MSDRIEKTIELKAPVSRVWRALTDYREFGEWFRVKIDGPFVPGQVSTGQVTYPGYEYLKWEAVVKKMEPEKLFSFTWHPAAVDSKKDYSKEPSTLVEFRLEKIPTGTRLVVTESGFDKIPSERRLEAFRMNEGGWTQQMKNIQNYVASKP from the coding sequence ATGAGTGATCGTATCGAAAAGACGATTGAGCTGAAGGCGCCGGTTTCGCGCGTCTGGCGGGCGTTAACAGACTATCGTGAATTTGGCGAGTGGTTCCGCGTCAAGATCGATGGCCCATTTGTGCCCGGGCAGGTTTCAACCGGACAGGTTACCTATCCTGGCTACGAGTACCTGAAGTGGGAGGCAGTTGTGAAGAAGATGGAGCCTGAAAAGCTCTTCTCGTTCACCTGGCATCCCGCTGCAGTCGATTCCAAGAAAGACTATTCGAAGGAGCCGTCCACACTTGTGGAATTCAGATTGGAGAAAATACCGACCGGTACGCGGCTGGTGGTGACTGAGTCTGGCTTCGATAAGATTCCCAGCGAACGCCGTCTCGAGGCATTCCGTATGAACGAAGGTGGATGGACCCAGCAAATGAAAAACATCCAGAATTATGTCGCAAGCAAGCCATAG
- a CDS encoding metalloregulator ArsR/SmtB family transcription factor, giving the protein MSQASHSSVAAKLRTRAPVFAALGDETRLMLVGKLCRGQPSSISELTDGSKLTRQAITKHLRVLESAGIVHGVRTGRESRFKFDPQPLDEIREYLDLVSEQWDQALLRLKSFVEK; this is encoded by the coding sequence ATGTCGCAAGCAAGCCATAGCAGCGTCGCCGCCAAACTCCGTACACGCGCGCCGGTCTTTGCCGCGCTGGGCGACGAGACGCGTTTGATGTTGGTGGGGAAGCTGTGCCGCGGCCAGCCCTCTTCGATCTCTGAGCTTACCGATGGGTCGAAGCTCACGCGGCAAGCGATCACCAAGCACCTTCGTGTTTTAGAAAGTGCGGGGATCGTGCACGGCGTGCGCACAGGCCGCGAAAGCCGATTCAAGTTCGATCCCCAGCCTCTTGATGAGATCAGGGAATATCTGGACCTTGTCTCCGAACAGTGGGATCAAGCGCTGTTGAGGCTGAAGTCGTTCGTAGAAAAGTGA
- a CDS encoding C2 family cysteine protease, which produces MPPPLHDRTKHAHEVKWKLFDGDPAATDVRQGDLANCPVASILAAMAHTQVGRKRILGIVEEHLRPVITDLASVFSDLDDDPEANQERRIKSNRYFTVKILKGTEVSDVLYTDAGDRDTWNLIYMQQEPPSPKAESKKRVLWPAVIEKGYADLKNGYPGIESLKVEETWKTLVGSDPQPLYIDNVKDEDIKKVASAASKVPTISASRDDMELPEKDRIETRSGGKISGWHGYAVLGLTSSGVQLYDPHGKTIKLSFKEFRTYFVAMYSAK; this is translated from the coding sequence ATGCCACCTCCCCTCCATGACCGGACCAAGCACGCGCATGAGGTGAAATGGAAGCTCTTTGATGGCGATCCGGCCGCGACCGATGTGCGCCAGGGAGATCTGGCGAATTGTCCGGTCGCCTCAATCCTGGCGGCAATGGCTCACACGCAAGTCGGACGCAAACGGATTCTTGGCATAGTTGAAGAGCACCTGAGGCCTGTGATCACAGACCTGGCAAGCGTATTCAGCGACCTTGACGATGATCCTGAGGCGAATCAGGAGCGACGGATCAAGTCGAATCGTTATTTCACGGTAAAGATCCTGAAGGGAACGGAAGTGAGTGACGTGCTCTACACCGATGCCGGTGATCGGGACACCTGGAACCTGATCTATATGCAGCAGGAGCCGCCTAGTCCGAAAGCGGAGTCCAAGAAAAGGGTTCTTTGGCCTGCTGTGATCGAAAAAGGCTATGCGGACCTAAAGAACGGCTATCCCGGGATCGAATCGCTGAAGGTTGAAGAAACCTGGAAGACTTTAGTAGGTTCGGATCCTCAACCTCTGTATATCGATAACGTGAAAGATGAGGACATCAAAAAGGTAGCTTCCGCAGCCAGCAAGGTGCCGACGATCTCAGCCTCACGGGACGATATGGAATTGCCGGAGAAGGACCGGATCGAGACGCGCTCCGGCGGAAAAATAAGTGGTTGGCACGGTTATGCCGTCTTGGGTCTCACCAGTTCGGGCGTTCAGCTGTACGATCCGCATGGCAAGACTATAAAGCTGTCATTTAAGGAATTTCGCACATACTTCGTGGCGATGTATTCGGCGAAGTAG
- a CDS encoding BON domain-containing protein, whose product MRITRILALFALMAAVFTIACSQQKANTPDVTDQIKDSLKANNLNDVKVSEDRDKGVVTLSGDVKTEEQKAQAEDIARKSAGGLVVANEIGVRPEGAEGDAKKVDNNLDKGIEDNFKAALTENGMDNQHIRFEANNGVLTLKGDVDSPAQRQSAEKMAAKIPNVTQVVNELEVKGAKKARRASGN is encoded by the coding sequence ATGCGCATTACCCGTATTTTAGCCCTGTTCGCGTTGATGGCCGCGGTGTTCACCATCGCCTGCTCACAACAGAAGGCGAACACACCTGATGTCACTGATCAGATTAAAGACTCGCTCAAAGCCAACAACCTCAACGACGTAAAGGTCAGCGAAGATCGTGACAAGGGCGTTGTAACCCTTTCCGGCGACGTGAAGACGGAAGAACAAAAGGCTCAGGCTGAAGACATCGCCAGGAAGAGCGCCGGCGGTCTGGTTGTCGCGAATGAGATCGGTGTACGTCCGGAAGGCGCCGAAGGGGATGCCAAGAAGGTAGACAATAACCTGGACAAGGGCATCGAAGATAATTTCAAAGCAGCGTTGACCGAGAACGGAATGGACAACCAGCACATCCGTTTCGAAGCAAACAATGGCGTCCTCACGCTCAAAGGCGATGTAGACAGCCCAGCTCAACGCCAGTCTGCCGAGAAGATGGCCGCCAAGATTCCTAACGTGACTCAAGTTGTGAATGAGTTGGAAGTCAAGGGCGCGAAAAAAGCCCGTCGTGCATCCGGCAACTAG
- a CDS encoding OmpA family protein, whose product MMLTNRSLLVLVAGATMVFNAGCATKKYVRNEAAPVINKTNELDDLTAKNTRDIRDVDTRSQQGIQGVNDKIASVDQKALAAGQAADQANQAASQTTTKVDTLTNTVANLDNYRPVAETSVHFAFNSAVLSKKAKEALDQLAADIPNTKGYVLQLIGGTDSVGSKQYNYKLSEMRASAVVQYLATQHNVPAYKIYLAGLGKDKEAAPNGTSKGRAQNRRVDVQLMTNVQENAAAQNVTPAAPNSR is encoded by the coding sequence ATGATGTTAACGAATCGCTCATTGCTAGTTCTTGTAGCGGGCGCAACCATGGTTTTCAATGCCGGATGCGCTACCAAGAAGTATGTGCGCAACGAAGCTGCGCCTGTAATCAATAAGACCAACGAACTCGACGACCTGACCGCGAAGAACACGCGCGACATTCGCGATGTCGATACGCGCTCACAGCAGGGAATTCAGGGTGTAAACGACAAGATCGCATCGGTCGATCAGAAGGCTCTGGCCGCGGGCCAGGCAGCCGATCAGGCCAATCAGGCGGCCAGTCAGACGACCACCAAAGTCGACACGCTTACCAACACCGTCGCCAACCTCGATAACTACCGTCCGGTGGCCGAGACCTCGGTGCACTTCGCTTTCAACAGCGCTGTGCTTAGCAAGAAGGCAAAAGAGGCTCTCGATCAGCTCGCCGCCGACATTCCGAACACTAAGGGATACGTGCTTCAGTTGATTGGCGGAACCGATTCCGTGGGCAGCAAGCAGTACAACTACAAGCTCAGCGAAATGCGTGCGTCAGCGGTAGTTCAGTACCTTGCCACTCAGCACAACGTACCGGCTTACAAGATTTACCTGGCGGGATTGGGCAAGGATAAAGAAGCTGCCCCCAACGGTACGTCTAAAGGACGCGCCCAAAATCGCCGCGTCGACGTGCAGCTCATGACTAACGTGCAGGAAAACGCGGCTGCGCAAAACGTTACTCCGGCTGCCCCCAACAGCCGGTAA
- a CDS encoding TetR/AcrR family transcriptional regulator, with protein MAQTYSPVENAEEKAGNGKRAPGRPRSEDARKAILRSTLKLLQETGFPDLSIEAIAADADVGKATVYRWWPNKASLVAEAFSRSADEELRFPNTGSVRDDVSIQMKHLVRVLRGRRGRIVAALIGGGQSDPELIQAFRDRFMLPRRQEAYQTLRRGIARRELPEDLDLDLTLDTLYGSLYMRFLIRQTGLTDDYVDEVVALVFDGAAMRA; from the coding sequence ATGGCGCAAACCTACTCTCCGGTTGAGAACGCCGAGGAGAAAGCCGGCAACGGTAAGAGGGCTCCGGGACGGCCACGCAGCGAGGACGCACGCAAAGCGATTCTTCGCAGCACGCTGAAGCTGCTTCAGGAGACAGGGTTCCCCGACCTTTCGATTGAAGCCATCGCTGCCGACGCCGACGTGGGCAAAGCAACTGTCTACCGCTGGTGGCCGAACAAAGCCTCGCTGGTAGCCGAAGCGTTCTCGCGCAGCGCCGACGAAGAGCTGCGCTTTCCTAATACGGGATCAGTTCGCGACGACGTCAGTATTCAGATGAAGCATCTGGTGCGCGTTCTGCGTGGCCGTCGTGGACGAATCGTTGCCGCACTGATTGGGGGAGGCCAGTCCGATCCTGAGCTGATCCAGGCCTTCCGCGATCGCTTCATGCTGCCCCGCAGGCAAGAGGCCTACCAGACTCTGCGCCGCGGCATTGCCCGCCGAGAACTGCCTGAAGACCTTGACCTCGATCTGACGCTCGACACGCTTTACGGCTCACTCTACATGCGCTTCCTGATTCGGCAGACCGGACTGACTGACGATTACGTCGACGAAGTGGTCGCTCTGGTTTTCGATGGCGCTGCCATGCGAGCCTAG